A genomic stretch from Corynebacterium sp. 21KM1197 includes:
- a CDS encoding peptide chain release factor 3 produces MSTAAEASRRRTFAVIAHPDAGKSTLTEALALHAHMIAEAGAVHGKAGRKSTVSDWMEMEKDRGISIASSALQFEYAPDGHEGEPYMINLVDTPGHADFSEDTYRVLMAVDAAVMLIDAAKGLEPQTLQLFRVCKARGLPIITVINKWDRVGRSPLELVDEIVSEIGLQPTPLFWPVGEAGDFRGLARVEESGEVSQYIHFTRTAGGASIAPEEYFDPEAAAGREGDVWDTAQEEAELLAADGALHDQELFENCETSPLIFASAMLNFGVHQILDTLCALAPAPRSRNADEKAVAASASAMDTHREVADPFSGVVFKVQAGMDRNHRDTLAFMRVVSGEFERGMQVTHAQSGRSFSTKYALTVFGRTRETVETAFPGDIVGLVNAGALAPGDTIFSGRKVQYPPMPQFAPEHFRTLRAKSLGKYKQFRKALDQLTAEGVVQILRNDARGDAAPVMAAVGPMQFEVMQARMLNEYGVETQADPVPYKVARRTDAESAPGLGRQRGVEIFTRADGELVALFGDKWKLAFVQREHPEFTLEPMVADD; encoded by the coding sequence ATGAGCACCGCCGCAGAAGCCTCCCGCCGCCGCACCTTCGCCGTCATCGCCCACCCGGACGCCGGTAAGTCCACCCTCACCGAGGCCCTGGCCCTGCACGCGCACATGATCGCGGAGGCCGGCGCGGTGCACGGCAAGGCGGGACGCAAGTCCACCGTCTCGGACTGGATGGAGATGGAAAAGGATCGCGGCATTTCCATCGCCTCCTCCGCCCTGCAATTCGAGTACGCCCCGGACGGGCACGAGGGCGAGCCGTACATGATTAACCTGGTGGACACCCCCGGCCACGCGGACTTCTCCGAGGACACCTACCGCGTGCTCATGGCGGTGGACGCGGCGGTCATGCTTATCGACGCCGCCAAGGGCCTCGAGCCGCAGACCCTCCAGCTCTTCCGCGTGTGCAAGGCGCGCGGCCTGCCGATTATCACGGTGATTAATAAGTGGGACCGCGTGGGCCGCTCCCCCCTGGAACTGGTGGACGAGATCGTCTCCGAGATCGGCCTGCAACCCACCCCGCTGTTCTGGCCCGTGGGCGAGGCCGGGGACTTTAGGGGCCTGGCCCGCGTGGAGGAATCCGGCGAGGTGAGCCAATACATTCACTTCACCCGCACCGCAGGCGGGGCCAGCATCGCCCCGGAGGAGTACTTCGACCCCGAGGCCGCCGCCGGGCGCGAGGGGGACGTGTGGGACACCGCCCAGGAGGAAGCGGAACTGCTGGCGGCCGACGGCGCTCTGCACGACCAGGAGCTCTTTGAAAATTGCGAGACCTCCCCGCTAATCTTCGCCTCCGCCATGCTGAACTTTGGCGTACACCAAATCCTCGATACCCTCTGCGCCCTGGCCCCCGCCCCCCGCTCGCGGAACGCCGATGAGAAGGCCGTGGCGGCGTCGGCAAGCGCGATGGATACCCACCGCGAGGTGGCCGACCCGTTCTCCGGGGTGGTGTTCAAGGTGCAGGCGGGTATGGATCGCAATCACCGCGATACGCTGGCCTTTATGCGCGTGGTGTCCGGAGAATTCGAGCGCGGTATGCAGGTCACCCACGCGCAGTCCGGGCGCTCCTTTTCCACCAAGTACGCGCTCACGGTGTTTGGCCGCACCCGCGAGACGGTGGAGACGGCCTTCCCCGGTGACATCGTGGGTCTGGTCAATGCCGGGGCGCTGGCCCCTGGCGATACGATCTTTTCCGGCCGCAAGGTGCAGTACCCGCCCATGCCGCAGTTCGCGCCCGAGCACTTCCGCACCCTGCGCGCGAAGTCCCTGGGCAAGTACAAGCAGTTCCGCAAGGCCCTCGATCAACTCACCGCCGAGGGCGTGGTGCAGATTCTGCGTAACGACGCCCGCGGCGACGCCGCCCCCGTCATGGCTGCGGTGGGCCCCATGCAGTTTGAGGTCATGCAGGCCCGCATGCTCAACGAGTACGGGGTGGAGACGCAGGCCGACCCGGTGCCCTACAAGGTGGCCCGGCGCACCGACGCCGAATCCGCCCCCGGGCTGGGCCGACAGCGCGGCGTGGAGATCTTCACCCGCGCGGACGGGGAACTGGTGGCACTCTTTGGCGATAAGTGGAAACTGGCCTTTGTGCAGCGCGAACACCCCGAGTTCACCCTGGAACCGATGGTGGCGGACGATTAA